The DNA region TGAAAAAAATGATAACGTTAAATGGATTAATTTGGATTCAACCGAATTACTATAGGCTTGGACGAGGATCTAGTCATCCAAAAGTTCAGATTGTATTTAAAGATTGGAACGATATTACCCCTGATAATATTCGGCAATATTTGGTAATTAAACAGCCAAAAGAGGTGGATTCTGTTACAATGGCGATTCCATTACCAGACAGCCTCGGCGATTCAACCTGTTTTGTGAAAGATTCAGCTACTAATTCTTTTTGGAGGCTGCTAATTTCTAAAGGAAATATAAAGATATATGACAATTCAGCTTATGGAATAGGATATTTTTCGTCCTCTATTATAAGGATTAATTTTGATGGGGATTCCACTATTCTTATTAAAAGTGTCTTTAATAAACAAAATCTTAAAAAGAAAATAGAAGAGTTTATTACTAAACGATATAATGAAAAAATAGACATGCATTTTAATACTATTACAGACATACTTTTTTACATAATCAAAAGAGAGAACACTTAAATTCAAGTCTACCATTTTTCTCCAATTTTGGCTACACACCATATTTTTTAAATATTATTTTTTATGGAGCAGGATATGGATTTATGGTTGATAATTATGATAACAATGTGCCAGATAAAAAATAGATTAAAATTGAATATTAAACAATTTAGAAAAATAACTTTATATTTTTCGTTTTTAGTAATAGGTTCATGTAATCTTTTTGAGCCCATTACTGTTAATTGGCCAGATCCAATAGCTTTACCCAATTCCTTACTAGAAGTAGATAATATTGGAAATAAAGTGCCATACCCTCTAAGTATGTCAAGAAATTATCCAATCTCCAAAGGTATAATATACCTTCGAACAGGAATTATATTGAATGGTTTAATTTTTATTCAACCGTCTGAAATTACTTTAAGAGGAATCAAATATTCTCCAGTGGTTGAATTTGTATCAAAACCTTGGAAAGATGTATCTGTTACTGAATTAAAAGATTCTTTAATTTTTAGAAAGCTCAATATAAGCCAAATTGATTCTGTAAAATTGTTCGGTATACCGACTCCTTATAGCTTTGACATTAATACTCTATATATAAATGTAAAAAATGAAGATTACTGGCGATTGATTGCGAATAATAATCATTCCAAAATTTTTGATGTAAGCAATATTGGGCTTGGCGATATTTCTAACTACTATAATAGATTAAATGATGTTAGAAAAATAATTTTAGTGGATGGATCTGATACTATTTACATAACTCATAGTATAATTAATTTAAATGAGAATATGGCCAAAAGGAAACTTAAAGCATTCATTAAACGAAGATATAAAAATCATGATTTTGCCTCCGATAATGTAGGTGAGCTTCTTAATAATATTTTGAAACAAGAAAATAATGATTCTAAATAGATTGATCTAACATTGAAACCTTTATGATAACTGCTAATTTATAGATTTTATGCTTAGGATAGGAAATAATAAAGGCGCAAGTATATATTTGGTATTATTTATTTTTTTAAGTTGTGGAGAACTAAAGCCAGTAACGGTTAATTGGCCAGAACCTAAAATGTTACCAAATGCGATTATAGGAGTCAATGATATAGGTAAGAAGGTAGGACCTCTTAAAAGTATGTCACGAAATTATCCTACATCTCCTGGGTGTATATATTTGAGTAATGGATTGTTAATTAAAGGATTAGTATGGCTACAACCATGTAGTAGATATTTTAAGGGAAGTACTATAAAACCAATCGTAGAGGTTGTTACAAAACCATGGAACAGTTTGTCATTAGGCGACCTAAAGGATTCTACAATTTTTAGAAAACTAAAGATTCTATGTGTAGATTCAGTAAGATTCTATGATATATCAACTCCATATAACTTAAATAATTCAACTTTATATATAAATTATCATAATGAGGACTATTGGAGATTAATCGTTAGTAGTAAAACGATAAAAATTTATGATGTTAGTGATGTTGGGCTTGAAGATATTTCTGCCTACACTAAAAGATTGGGAAGCGTAAAAAAAATGATTTTAGTAAACAATGCAGACACGTTAATATTAGCGAGGAGTAATCTATTTTATTTAAATGAAAATAGTATTAAACGAAATATCAAAGCGTTCATTAAGGCAAGATATAAGTATAGTGGTTTCATTTCTGATAATATAGGCCCCCTACTTCAATATATTTTGAAACAAGAAACAATCTATTGAAAATAATTTGTTATCCAAAATAGTATTGATAAGGTTTATCAATCTCGCTTACTATTGGATGTTGTGGGCCAAGAACAAATTATTTGGTTCAATGGCTAGATCCCTATAATCTGAATTGTAAATCAAGGAAAGTCGTGGAGCATTTGAAATTGGTATTGATGGTGTAAATCACGGCTTTTCCAGTTTTCATAATAATTTAAATTTAATAATTATTTATGTAAACACGCTCTAATATATTAGGCAGGTCGGTATGAATTCTGTTGGTAATTTATACAATTAGTTCAAGTTTTGATAAATACTAATAATGCTAAAATCTTATTTTATTTATTGCTACTAATTAAATTTATATTAATTTAGTCTATTAACTAATCGTTATGAATTGAGAATTAGTCACACCGAAATGTATGTTTTTGATTGATCAATTAAAATATGATATTGCAATTAATAGAAGTGAGAAAGCATTCCGTACGCTTTTTATGAAATTTCACGGATCGCTTTTAAGATTTTGTTCTATTTACATTAATGACAAATCTTTATCTGAAGAGATTATTTCTGATGTGATGCTGAATCTTTGGTTAAAAAATGAGCAGTTAATGGAAGTAATAGACCTCAAGGTATATTTATTTAAATCAGTCAAGAATAGAGCGCTCAATTATTTAACTAAGGTTAGGAAATATACGCATTGGGATATTGATAATATACCCATTAGTCATAATGTAGACAATTACTCTCCTGAATTTATTTCGATAGAGAAAGAATTCCATAAAAAGATAATTTCGCATATTGAAAGCCTTCCACCTCAATGTCAACTTGTCTTTAAGCTTATTAGGGAGTATGGACTTCCTTATAAACAGGTAGCCGATATATTAGGATTGTCAGAAAAAACCGTGGACAGACACCTTCAAATAGCCATGCAGAAACTCTCAGAAGTATTAAAGAATAAAATTCAAAAATAAATTTTTAAAAAAAGTAGAATTCAATTGGGGAGTTCTACTTTTTTTATTGTCTTATATAGACAGGACAATATCATGGACGAAAACAAATTTTTAAAATTATTGTACAAAAAACTGTCTCATACGGCAGATCAAGAAGAATTGAGACAGTTAGAATTGCTTCGAAATAGCCAAGAAGAGTTTAATAACTTGTATAATTTTTTTATCTGTGAAAATGAATCATTGGTGGAAAACGATATTAAGGAAAGTGAATTAGCGTACGCGGCATTATTTACGAAAATGCATGCAAATGGAAATTTTGATGGAGAAGAGTCGATGGTTTCAGATAGTTCGCAATTAATACCGACCAATAATAAAGCAAAAAAAATAAGATTATTTGTTACGAGTGCTGCGGCTGCAATTTTAGTTTGTTTTCTAATATATGGATGGTATAGCAATAATAATATGAATAATACAGAATGGAAAAATAGTAATGTTGTAACTACAAAAAAAGGAAGCAAATCATTTATATTATTACCAGATGGAACTAAAGTTTGGTTAAACGTAGATAGCAAATTAACCTACCAAGAAAATTTTACAGGAGCGACTCGTCAGGTGAAGTTGTTAGGTGAAGCTTTTTTCGACGTGGCAAAAGATGCAAAACATCCATTCATTATACATACGCAGGATGCTAATATCAAGGTTTTGGGGACGGCTTTTAACGTAAAATCCTATGCGGATGATTCTAGTATGGAAACTTTACTGGTGAGGGGCAAGATTGAGGTATCTCTTAAAAGTACAAATAAAAAGAATATTATACTTCTTCCTGGAGATCGATTAAAAATTTTCCATAAAATACTTGTAGATAATAATGAAAAAGTTAAGCTCGATATGACCAATGATTCTGTCATTATAGAAAAATTTAATCTTGGACAAAAAAAGGCTATTCAAGATACACTTTGGTTAGAAAATACGATAGCATTTGATTCCGAACCACTTATTACGATTGCTAAAAAACTGGAAAAATGGTACGGCGTTACGCTAGTAATAAAAAATGAAAAACTAAACACAGTAAAGTTCACTGGGAAGTTTGAGAACCAACCAATTTCATTTGTTTTGGAAACCTTAAAAGAAACCGGAAAATTGAGTTATGAATTACACAAGGACACTATAAATCTATATTAATAAAATGAGAGAAAATGACGTGATAAACTAAACAAAAACAGGGAATGCTGCCACATCCCCTGTGCATTAAAACAACTTAAGCTGTAATCACAGCAAAAATTTTTTAACTACT from Rhizosphaericola mali includes:
- a CDS encoding RNA polymerase sigma-70 factor, giving the protein MIDQLKYDIAINRSEKAFRTLFMKFHGSLLRFCSIYINDKSLSEEIISDVMLNLWLKNEQLMEVIDLKVYLFKSVKNRALNYLTKVRKYTHWDIDNIPISHNVDNYSPEFISIEKEFHKKIISHIESLPPQCQLVFKLIREYGLPYKQVADILGLSEKTVDRHLQIAMQKLSEVLKNKIQK
- a CDS encoding FecR family protein, with amino-acid sequence MDENKFLKLLYKKLSHTADQEELRQLELLRNSQEEFNNLYNFFICENESLVENDIKESELAYAALFTKMHANGNFDGEESMVSDSSQLIPTNNKAKKIRLFVTSAAAAILVCFLIYGWYSNNNMNNTEWKNSNVVTTKKGSKSFILLPDGTKVWLNVDSKLTYQENFTGATRQVKLLGEAFFDVAKDAKHPFIIHTQDANIKVLGTAFNVKSYADDSSMETLLVRGKIEVSLKSTNKKNIILLPGDRLKIFHKILVDNNEKVKLDMTNDSVIIEKFNLGQKKAIQDTLWLENTIAFDSEPLITIAKKLEKWYGVTLVIKNEKLNTVKFTGKFENQPISFVLETLKETGKLSYELHKDTINLY